CCGAAGAGGATACCAGCTGCACCAGCGAAGATGAAGGGAGGGCAGGTCATGACGAGGGTAATGGTAGTGTTGAAGCCGAGAGTCTTGATGACACTATGACACTGTTAGCGTGGACACGAAAAGCAAGCTAGGATCACTCACGTAGGGAAGAAGGAGTTGAAAGAGCATGCAGAAAGATGGAAGTTCTGCATGAGGCAGAAAAGCCATGTTCGCTTATCAGCGCAAGCCTGCTTCAAGCCCTCCCAGGCTGAACCGCCCTCCTCAGAGTCATAggccttgtccttctccATGCGCTCGTGAGCAAGCTGCTTCTCGCGTTCGTTGAGCCAGCGGGTGGTGAGAGGAGTGTTGGGAAGCATGAAGAAACCGATGATGGCGACAAGGGCGGTGGCGGCACcttcgatgatgaagagcctATAGCTGTTAGATGGTTCTGAAGAGAGAGGCTGAGGAACTCACCATCGCCAACCAGCAAGACCGGCCTTTCCATCCAAACCTGCAAAGATACCAGCGGCAATGAGGCCAGAGAAACCAGTGGCGAGAATCTGAGCGCAGTAGAGCACAGCAATACGAGCAGCAACCTCTGGTTCACATTAGTATCTTGCACACTTCTCGAGAGCGAGAAACTGACCTTTGCGGGTGTAGAAGATGGAGAGCATGTAAGTGGCACCGGGATAGAAAGGAGCCTCAGTTATACCCAAGAAGAATCGACAAGCGACCAATCCACCATAGTTCTTCACAAGAGCAGTGCAAGCAGAGACAGCAGCCCAAACCAGCATCCAAGCACTCATGTAAATACCAggcttgaccttggtgaTCAACATGTTGCTGGGAACCTGCATGAGAACATAACCGACAAACAAGCTAAAACCATCAGCATTATTCCCAAAACTTGACAGTCGCGTCAACGTACATCGAAACAGTCGTGTTGAACTCGGTACCAGTCATGTTGAGATCCTCCTCCAAATTATTTAATCGTGCTTGAGCGATGGCATTTCGATCGACGTAGTTGAGGAAGTACATGACACAAAGACAAGGCTGTAAAATGTCAGCAACCCAGCCAAGCATTGGCGCGAAGATCACTCACCATGATCCAGagatcaagcttcttgacaaggcGGATCTCTTCAGGGTCTGTCTTCTTGGCAGTACCTGTCCAATCTCGCTCCGCCACCTGCGAaggcttctcatcctcaagaATGCTATTGACATGCGCAAACTCGGGCGCCTCACGCTTCTGGTCAGTAGTGGTAGCCATTATTGTTCTTGTTCCTGTTGTGTTGGTGAGTTTGGCgtgaagaagaaaatttTCGTAGAGGTCCAGGCTCTCTATATTTATGGGTTCTGGACGGTGATCTTCGTGGGGGGCGGGGAATAAACCTGGGGAAGTGGTGGTAAACCTGGGGTAAATGGCCTCCGGAGACAGAAGTAGAGGCCGGAGGAAGGAAAAGGTTACTTTCAAGGTTAATTTGGGAGGGGAGAGTGACGCTAATGACAACTGTGTAGTGTCTCATTTGGTGCTGCATGGGGTTATGGCTGTGGAGATGGTGAGTGAGACTGGGGGAACCATTAGATTTGATGGGATGACCGATGCGACTCTAGATCCAgtcaagaatgaagagatGGTCATAGCGATTATTGCATGTCAATACGCGCATTCAGCCCGAGAAAACGGTAATTGTTAAAGCCTTTGTGTATGATTTCTCTGTTATCAATCTGACTTCAATCTCATTGCCATCATTACTGTCCGCTGTGCATGAACTCCAAATTTGCAGATCCGCGCTACGAGTCATGTAATTTTTACGCATAAAGTATGCTTAATCCAGCCCTGGATCATCCTCTCAATGACACCACCATTACTCCCTACCTCCGAGGACAAATCTCATCGGCGCTACGAAACGGCATCTCTCCGTCACAGATCTAACTCAAGATGAGATAAGAGACAAACAGCTTCCCGGAGTCTACTTTTTGCGCCGCGAATTTGCTCTCACAGCAAAGCTATCACGCAAAATGGTTCGGACACTGATGAAGCTCCGATGGTTCACGTGTCGCGCTACGTGCCGGAAAAGGGTCGAGACTCCAAGAGATAAAACGCCAGGCTTGGCTAGATCTCTTGGGGTTGTTTCTGGAGATTTCTTGGCTGCAGGGAAATAATGGGGTCCTGGGGTAGATTGGGTGATATTTATAAGCGGTACTTTGTTTTCTGAAGCCGATGGTTGAGAGATGAATGCATGGGTTTATTTGTTGAGGCTGCTCCACGATGTCAGCACTCAATCTTTGTGCCCTGTGAAAACTCAATTGACCAGCCGGTACCAGTTTTGAGCCGCCAGTGTTCTCACATGCC
Above is a window of Fusarium oxysporum Fo47 chromosome XII, complete sequence DNA encoding:
- a CDS encoding major facilitator superfamily domain-containing protein; this translates as MATTTDQKREAPEFAHVNSILEDEKPSQVAERDWTGTAKKTDPEEIRLVKKLDLWIMPCLCVMYFLNYVDRNAIAQARLNNLEEDLNMTGTEFNTTVSILFVGYVLMQVPSNMLITKVKPGIYMSAWMLVWAAVSACTALVKNYGGLVACRFFLGITEAPFYPGATYMLSIFYTRKEVAARIAVLYCAQILATGFSGLIAAGIFAGLDGKAGLAGWRWLFIIEGAATALVAIIGFFMLPNTPLTTRWLNEREKQLAHERMEKDKAYDSEEGGSAWEGLKQACADKRTWLFCLMQNFHLSACSFNSFFPTVIKTLGFNTTITLVMTCPPFIFAGAAGILFGWNSGRMHERTWHITAGLSIAVAGFVLAACTLNTAARYVACFIFPMGAYAVNSVIIGWASSTLSQTKEKKAVVLAMTNVGGQIGYIYGAYLWPKSDSPRYGIGFGASAGFALCSIACAWAIRVLLIRENRRIRASTSEQVNLYGY